The following coding sequences lie in one Spinacia oleracea cultivar Varoflay chromosome 1, BTI_SOV_V1, whole genome shotgun sequence genomic window:
- the LOC110783940 gene encoding glucan endo-1,3-beta-glucosidase 5, with protein MGRFLYGVVRSMVVVMVLILMVVCVNGNSIGVNWGTQATHPLPGDILVQMLKDNGITKVKLFEPDEYALKALGKSGIEVMIGIPNDLLASLSTDMKSAENWVSKNLSSYVSSHGVNVRYVAVGNEPFLKTLNGTYDAMTLPALQNIQSALIKAGLASQVKVTVPLNADVYETSSDVPSGGDFRSDISDLMLKIVKFLNDNACPVTINIYPFISLYNDPNFPADYAFFDGFSSPLDDNGKTYTNVFDANYDTLVWSLEKNGYSNMSIIVGEVGWPTDGDNNANPTTARRFNQGLVSHLSGGKGTPMRPSGPIDVYLFSLIDEDDKSILPGNFERHWGIFNYDGTPKYQLNLGLTKVGSLIPPKGVEYLAKKWCVLSSTANLSDPQVVSSVSYACGNADCTSLGYGTSCSNLDAQGNISYAFNMYYQEQNQQDKACQFPNGISTVTTKDPSAGTCRFIVQIKSDAGSKAISSAGPGSGSGSRSCSVKAAAANLLFFMVIIVITIL; from the exons ATGGGAAGGTTTTTATATGGTGTAGTAAGGTCCATGGTAGTTGTGATGGTATTGATTTTAATGGTGGTTTGTGTAAATGGAAATAGTATAGGGGTAAATTGGGGAACACAAGCAACACACCCATTACCAGGAGATATATTGGTTCAAATGTTGAAAGATAATGGAATTACAAAGGTGAAGTTATTTGAGCCAGATGAATATGCTTTAAAGGCTTTGGGTAAATCTGGAATTGAGGTTATGATTGGTATTCCCAATGATTTGTTGGCTTCTTTGTCAACCGATATGAAATCTGCTGAGAATTGGGTTTCCAAGAATCTCTCTTCTTATGTCTCCTCCCATGGTGTTAATGTCAG ATATGTTGCAGTTGGGAATGAACCGTTTTTGAAGACACTAAACGGAACCTATGATGCAATGACACTTCCTGCCCTTCAAAACATACAATCAGCACTAATAAAAGCAGGCTTAGCCAGTCAAGTGAAGGTCACTGTCCCTCTAAATGCAGATGTATACGAAACCTCATCTGATGTCCCTTCTGGTGGAGACTTCCGATCTGACATCAGTGATCTCATGTTGAAAATTGTCAAATTCTTGAACGACAACGCCTGTCCTGTCACCATCAACATCTATCCCTTCATAAGCCTCTACAATGACCCTAACTTCCCTGCAGACTACGCCTTCTTTGATGGATTTTCATCTCCATTGGATGACAATGGGAAGACATATACCAATGTTTTTGATGCTAACTATGACACACTTGTTTGGTCCCTTGAGAAAAATGGCTATTCAAACATGTCGATCATAGTAGGAGAGGTTGGGTGGCCTACTGATGGAGACAACAATGCTAATCCTACCACTGCTCGGAGGTTTAACCAAGGATTAGTCAGCCACCTCTCGGGAGGCAAAG GTACGCCTATGAGGCCTAGTGGTCCTATCGATGTTTACCTATTTAGCCTCATTGACGAAGATGACAAAAGTATCCTACCAGGaaactttgagagacactgggGGATCTTCAACTACGATGGGACCCCAAAGTACCAGCTTAACCTCGGATTAACAAAAGTTGGGTCTCTCATTCCACCAAAAGGAGTTGAATATCTAGCAAAAAAATGGTGTGTTTTGTCTTCCACAGCTAATTTAAGTGATCCCCAAGTAGTCTCGAGTGTGAGCTATGCTTGCGGAAATGCTGATTGTACAAGCCTAGGGTATGGAACATCATGCAGTAATCTGGATGCACAGGGGAATATATCTTACGCGTTTAACATGTATTATCAGGAACAAAATCAACAGGATAAAGCATGTCAGTTCCCTAATGGTATATCTACTGTCACAACAAAAGACCCGTCTGCTGGGACCTGCAGATTTATTGTTCAGATTAAGAGTGATGCAGGGTCAAAGGCAATCAGTAGTGCAGGTCCTGGTTCCGGTTCTGGTTCACGTTCTTGTTCTGTAAAAGCTGCTGCTGCTAATCTTCTATTCTTCATGGTCATTATTGTTATTACTATTTTGTAA
- the LOC110783938 gene encoding uncharacterized protein — protein sequence MVALASLPYPFATFVSYKANRIPRKMKIQLSSVPSSSLRRAKRKNYLRPKILKTLSKPYNIPLDDQITAPIQPVEQNVEVPLDSKVEQSGRSSVEESEKESGLRQLEAVRNSTAQNLVGFGGISGRTVVKIVGSFVGLFILQTVISVWIMGSGNSKEKKRGLEIGDQKKDLRLRVREGEQGNNRNAFLKSLASVGVDELEMEAKISEIRKMAWEVREAEKRKKVESGEADIDDLSDDDSEDFESDDSRIKSGIVKEVDVRLSKLKKRYPAPSLNVNLLNKSEGPGKEGKDKVLDGKEEDNMLLYRTKHKFRSNLTTPEEKPKGFQRVDGVRAKHSNMGDGKPVERTGSGGDVNQMNVLEGTIPEKRNNGMDKEEKITVSQSSAPLKGARKESGSNGAKKKLDKGINGSTASGSNDTPDKVTKGMNKGVKPKEGLTTLGSNGTPKKSSKELKAGAKPERGLVQEDQHSSDGNILDEGAGAELSSTIATEDKRKMIDYAASTKSEKDMLPQRKGQPNTKKLGSKLSRSINKDEQENIDPWWSKLPYVLVILMQNGIGSEAQRGFYNIKISTDSENQSYSTYTVAFEDMNDARNFSYLLESAFEDLPDAAVDIAPLSTTEFKEVAETLDDKVFVVRKGELKLYVGQPLADVEVALRSLVR from the exons ATGGTGGCATTGGCGAGTTTGCCTTATCCCTTTGCCACCTTTGTCTCATACAAGGCTAACAGGATACCCAGAAAAATGAAGATTCAATTGTCAAGTGTTCCTTCTTCGTCTTTGAGGCGTGCTAAGAGGAAAAACTACCTGCGCCCCAAAATCCTTAAAACCCTTTCAAAACCTTACAATATTCCCCTGGATGATCAAATAACAGCCCCAATTCAGCCTGTTGAACAAAATGTTGAGGTTCCGTTGGATTCCAAAGTGGAGCAATCGGGTCGTAGCTCTGTAGAAGAATCAGAGAAAGAATCTGGTTTGAGACAACTAGAAGCTGTTAGGAATTCAACGGCTCAAAATTTGGTGGGTTTTGGTGGAATTTCAGGTCGTACCGTTGTTAAGATTGTTGGTTCATTTGTGGGTTTGTTTATTCTACAGACTGTTATTTCTGTTTGGATAATGGGTTCTGGTAATTCTAAGGAGAAGAAGAGGGGTTTGGAAATTGGGGATCAGAAAAAGGATCTTAGGTTAAGGGTGCGAGAAGGGGAACAGGGAAATAATAGGAATGCTTTTCTGAAGAGTTTGGCGAGTGTGGGTGTGGATGAGTTAGAAATGGAAGCTAAGATTTCTGAAATTAGAAAGATGGCATGGGAGGTACGAGAGGCTGAGAAGAGGAAAAAGGTAGAGAGCGGTGAAGCCGATATAGATGATTTGAGTGATGATGATAGTGAGGATTTTGAGAGTGATGATTCTAGGATCAAGAGTGGTATTGTGAAGGAAGTTGACGTACGGTTGAGTAAGTTGAAGAAAAGATATCCAGCACCCTCGCTGAATGTTAATCTATTGAATAAATCAGAGGGTCCTGGGAAAGAGGGGAAAGATAAGGTTTTGGATGGTAAAGAAGAAGATAATATGTTATTGTATAGGACGAAGCATAAATTTAGGAGTAATTTGACTACACCAGAAGAGAAACCTAAAGGATTCCAGAGAGTTGACGGTGTAAGAGCAAAACATAGTAATATGGGTGACGGAAAACCAGTTGAGAGAACTGGAAGTGGTGGTGACGTAAATCAGATGAATGTTCTTGAGGGTACAATTCCTGAAAAGCGCAATAATGGTATGGATAAAGAAGAGAAGATAACAGTATCTCAAAGTTCTGCACCATTGAAAGGCGCTAGGAAGGAATCTGGAAGCAATGGTGCTAAAAAGAAGCTGGACAAGGGAATCAATGGTTCAACTGCTTCTGGAAGCAATGACACACCAGATAAGGTTACCAAGGGAATGAATAAGGGTGTCAAACCAAAAGAAGGTTTGACAACCTTGGGAAGCAATGGGACACCAAAAAAGTCGAGCAAGGAACTGAAAGCGGGTGCCAAACCAGAAAGAG GTCTTGTCCAGGAGGATCAGCATTCCAGCGATGGTAACATTTTGGATGAGGGGGCTGGAGCCGAATTGTCCAGCACTATTGCAACTGAAGACAAAAGGAAGATGATTGATTATGCTGCCTCAACGAAATCCGAGAAAGATATGTTACCACAAAGAAAAGGTCAGCCCAATACTAAAAAACTAGGAAGCAAACTATCCCGGAGCATTAACAAAGATGAGCAAGAGAACATTGATCCTTGGTGGTCAAAACTTCCGTATGTTCTT GTCATTTTGATGCAAAATGGCATTGGTAGTGAAGCACAGCGGGGATTCTATAACATAAAGATTTCCACTGATTCAGAGAATCAGTCATACTCGACTTACACTGTTGCTTTTGAAGACATGAATGATGCTAGGAACTTCAGTTATCTTCTGGAATCAGCTTTTGAGGATCTCCCTGATGCGGCTGTAGATATCGCTCCACTGTCAACAACG GAATTCAAAGAAGTAGCAGAAACACTTGATGATAAAGTATTTGTTGTAAGGAAGGGAGAGTTAAAGCTTTATGTTGGTCAGCCACTTGCTGATGTTGAGGTTGCTCTGAGGTCATTAGTGAGATGA
- the LOC110783891 gene encoding F-box/FBD/LRR-repeat protein At5g22660, protein MDYILNVNNNGRRQRRRLNNQEEDRFNSLPDVILTEILSSLPINSAATTSVLSRRWRHLWTRVTRFEIDFSSSTKTSRNILSIVGDILQQLTTPKLNTFHLALPSESNLDDPDATEPCFREVFRRNVDEIIFNAGFRSFFRVPAACVFDSQTLVILKLIGMLKIELPKNVAIQLPNLKKLSLCYLLDVPLWLRTMFQSCPVLEDLHLSFDLISLPQPQNEPSLVNIISPNLKSLELRMNSWSHLERSKISIDAPKLANLRIRDYNSFYYFLQNPSLLVNACIDLKGDSSLEFNGEEPEEEDSREEEDNYVNQMCKFFGKMSSVGSLELDVKNRTNIFTHLHSVNIPIFHNLVRLKTNCLKDLLHSLQYFPNLEHFEVSLWLEDNDLPMEKRNWCTPDSVPDCLANKLKTIQIGGLKGIGDDLKLVEYILGNAMVLEKLCIEVRIKVEYEKAVWKECMFCKSLFSLPKSSSNCEIVVSGRSVTASGDVFKNEHLTCNVLLD, encoded by the coding sequence ATGGATTATATCTTGAACGTCAACAACAATGGCAGAAGACAACGCAGAAGATTAAACAACCAAGAAGAAGACCGATTTAACTCACTTCCTGACGTCATCCTCACCGAGATTCTCTCTTCCCTCCCAATCAATTCCGCCGCCACCACCTCCGTCTTATCTCGCCGGTGGCGCCACCTTTGGACTAGAGTTACAAGGTTTGAAATCGACTTTAGTTCCTCCACGAAAACTTCACGGAATATCCTCTCAATCGTCGGCGACATCCTACAACAGCTGACCACCCCGAAACTCAATACCTTTCATCTCGCTTTACCGTCGGAATCCAACTTAGATGATCCTGATGCAACAGAACCCTGTTTTCGTGAAGTCTTTCGCCGAAATGTGGATGAAATCATTTTCAATGCCGGATTCCGGAGTTTCTTTCGAGTACCGGCTGCTTGTGTGTTTGATTCTCAAACTCtggtaattttaaaattgattggTATGCTTAAGATTGAATTGCCTAAAAACGTAGCTATTCAACTTCCTAATTTGAAGAAACTTAGTTTGTGCTACCTTCTTGATGTTCCTCTTTGGTTACGGACGATGTTTCAATCTTGCCCAGTTTTGGAAGATTTACATTTGAGTTTTGATCTGATCTCTTTACCCCAACCCCAGAATGAACCTTCTTTGGTGAATATAATTTCTCCCAATTTGAAATCATTAGAGTTGCGTATGAATTCCTGGAGTCACCTAGAACGGAGCAAGATATCAATTGATGCGCCCAAATTGGCAAACCTTAGAATTCGTGATTACAATTCGTTTTATTACTTTCTCCAGAATCCGAGCTTGTTAGTTAATGCGTGTATTGACTTGAAGGGGGATTCATCCCTCGAGTTCAATGGGGAAGAACCAGAGGAGGAAGATTCAAGAGAGGAAGAGGATAATTATGTAAACCAGATGTGTAAGTTTTTTGGAAAAATGTCTAGTGTTGGCAGCCTTGAGCTAGATGTCAAAAACCGTACAAATATATTCACTCACCTTCATTCTGTGAATATCCCAATCTTTCATAATCTAGTGCGTTTGAAAACAAATTGTTTAAAGGATTTGCTGCATTCTTTACAATACTTTCCTAACTTGGAGCATTTTGAGGTGAGCTTGTGGTTGGAAGATAATGATCTCCCAATGGAGAAGAGGAATTGGTGTACACCGGATTCTGTACCGGATTGTTTGGCGAATAAGCTGAAGACAATACAAATAGGGGGACTTAAGGGGATTGGTGATGACCTTAAGTTGGTAGAGTACATTCTAGGTAATGCAATGGTGTTGGAAAAGCTTTGTATAGAGGTTCGTATCAAGGTGGAATATGAGAAAGCAGTGTGGAAGGAATGTATGTTCTGTAAGTCCTTGTTCAGTCTTCCAAAGAGCTCATCAAATTGTGAGATTGTGGTTTCAGGAAGAAGTGTCACAGCATCAGGTGATGTTTTTAAAAATGAACACCTTACATGTAATGTGCTCCTGGATTGA